CCGACGAGCTGGGGCTGGCGGGAACTTTTACTAGACCTGATTAATCTGATATAACTCAGTTCATCCTGAGATCGCCCGGCGGCAGAGATCCTTCATCTTCGGACAATCCGTAGGATGTCCGCTCACTTTCGAGAAATCTGGAGAGAATTCGCGCCCTCATAGAGAGATCATCAAGTTCCAAAAGTTTCTGCTTCTCCTTGATATCCACCGGCGTATAAGCAGCAGTAAAGTTTACCGCCATTTCAAAGTCGAGCCCCCCAGCGAAAAATCGCGTTAAGCCGGCAAATCTTTCATCGTTCCTGATCTGATCGAACTGTCGCAGAAGCTGCTTCTTGAGTTTCTGCCTGTCCCCTTCTCCCACAGCGTCAGAGACTGGTGTCAGCTTGCCAATCCGATACGGCCTGTCCGACTTGACCTCTTGAATCAGAACTTTTGTCAACCCAACCA
The Candidatus Neomarinimicrobiota bacterium genome window above contains:
- a CDS encoding LON peptidase substrate-binding domain-containing protein codes for the protein MSKSEISLPFGEHLENFSGKAPLFPLPNVVFYPKTFLPLHIFEPRYRKMVQDIEAGERMICMVCLKPEWEDTKDKEAPIYSVGTLGYVEQIEIREDGTSDILLVGLTKVLIQEVKSDRPYRIGKLTPVSDAVGEGDRQKLKKQLLRQFDQIRNDERFAGLTRFFAGGLDFEMAVNFTAAYTPVDIKEKQKLLELDDLSMRARILSRFLESERTSYGLSEDEGSLPPGDLRMN